The Alcaligenes aquatilis genome contains the following window.
GTTCTTTGTGCTGTATGGCTTTTTTGCCTTGTGGATCCTGCATGGCCAGGACAAGATTCAGTTGCGCCGTATCGCCATTATTGTGATCGTGCTGCAGATTCTGCTGGCATCGGGCTATGCCTTGGCCCGTGGTCCACTGGCCTGGCATACAGGCCGGGATTCTCGCTCCACCTTCCCCGGCCCCGAGGTGTCTGCTCAGATGCAGGCCATCTGGAAAGAGCACATGCCCGGCATCCCCCTAAAGGTCGTGGTAGCGGATACCTGGCTGGGTGGAAATATCGCCGTTCATGCAGGCCAGGACGTCATGGTCTTTATCGATGCCGATCCTGCCGCTTCGCCCTGGCTGAAACTTCCGCAGGATTTGCAATGCGGGGCCCTGATTGTTTACAGCATCCAGACCCGAGGCAAGCCGCCAAAGCCCTTGCTCGAACTGTATGAACAAGCCCCCATCAAGGGGCTGACCGAACAGCGCTGGTCCTCTGAACGCAGCCCCATGATTGATCTGAACTGGGCGATTTTGCCCGCGCAACGCAGTTGTCCCTTTACAGCCACTGCAGGCCACGACGGTTAAATCTGCGGGTGATGCACTGGCAGTTGCTCACCCAGGTAATCCAGAAAATGCCGCACCGCCGGGGCCATGCCTCGGCGGGAGGCAAATACGGCGTGAATGATCCCCGGCAAGGGGGCCCACTGCGGCAGGACCTGCACCAAACGTCCAGCTTTCAAGGCATCGCAGCACATATAGTCGGGCAAGATACCCACGCCTATGCCCTGCTCTACCCCCTCACGCAAGGTCAATAAATCCGAGGCCATATAGCGTGGCCTGTGCGTTACCGTCACGCTGGCTCCCTCGGGACCGTACAACTCCCATTCGTTTTGACCTTGCCGAGCCGACATGGCCACCGTGGGCAATTTAACCAAATCTGCCGGGCCTCGCACCGGATCAAACCGCGCCAGCAAGCTAGGCTGGGCGACCAGAATCGCTCCGGTTTCGCCCAGGCGTTTCACGATATAGCTGGCGCTATCGCTGAGGGTGCTGCGTACTCGCAAGGCCACATCAATTCCATCGGCCACCGGATCGACCACACGGTTGCTGACCTCCACCTCCAGCTCAACCTGGGGATAGCGGATCAGAAATTGGGCGAACACGGTCGACAAGACGGTATGTGCCAAGGTGACCGGACAACTGATACGCAAAAGACCACGCGGCTCTTGCTGCACTTGTGCAACAGCGGCATAAGCCGCTTCAGCCTCGTCGCGCATGGCCTGGCAATGACGCAGGAACACCTCCCCGGCCGGGGTCAGAGACAGGCTACGCGTGGTGCGTTGCAACAGGCGCACACCCACTTCGGCTTCAAGGCGGCTAAGACGCCGCGACACGCGCGATGGCGGCATACCCAGGTGCCGAGCGGCTGCGCTGAACCCGCCGCGCTGCACCACTTCGGTAAACAACACCATGTCATTTAAGTCATACATACAGGGATGCTTTCCAGAATTACAAACAAAATTAGAATAATCTTTCTCAGAAAAGCCGGCTTATCAAAGGTATGAGCATCAAACATAATGACACCATTCCTTCATCGCTTTGGACAACAGACATCATGAAACTGCTACACGTAGACTCCAGCATCACCGGCGCCAACTCCGTCTCCCGCGAACTTTCACAATTTGTGGTTGATCAACTGCGCCAGCAAAACGATCAAGTCCAAGTGGAGCATATCGATCTGGCCCTGAACCCGCCCCCTCACTTCTCGGCTGACTCCCTGGGCATGCGCCTGGGCCTGGACCCTGCCACCCTGACCGAACGTCAACGCGCCGAGAATGCGATCACCGAACAATACCTGAACCAGTTTCTGGCCTCGGACGTCATTGTGATTGGCGCCCCCTTCTACAACTTCACCATCCCTAGCCAGCTCAAAGCCTGGATGGACCGTCTGGCTCAAGCTGGTCGCACCTTCCGTTACACCAGCAATGGACCAGAAGGTCTGGCCGGCGACAAAACGGTATATCTGGTTCTGAGCCGTGGTGGCATCTACTCCGAATCGGAGCAAGGCCAGGCCATGGAGCACCAGGAAAGCTATCTGCGCGTGATGTTCGGTTTCATGGGCATAACAGACCTACGTATTGTGTACGCTGAAGGCCTGGGCAAAGCACCTGAGCTGCGCAACCAGATTGTAGAAAATGCCAAAGCCAGTGTCAGCGCCTTGCTGGAAAAGAGCACCGCCTAAAACAGACGCGGTCCGAGTCAATCAGGCCGCAACACTCGCGCCGTCACGCGGCCTCGCTCAGAATCTGATGTTGTTTCAACTCCCAGGGCTGAGCACGCTACGCTCCTGCCAGACTGCGACCTCGGTCCAGTCTGGCTTTGTTTTTTGTCGCATCCGGCTTCTTGTTCCTGCCCGGCGACGGAAAAGGCCCCCTCGCTACGCCTTCGGCTTGCTGCCCCCCAAGGGGGAGCTTTTTGTTTTGGGGCGGCCCGACGACGGAAAGGGCCCCCTCGCTACGCCTTCGGCTTGCTGCCCCCCAAGGGGGGGCTTTTTGTCTTGGGACGGCCCGGCGACAAAAAAGGGCCTATGCATGGCCCTTTATCCTAAGCGTACAAGTCCAGTCTTAGCCCAATGATCCTTGAACCCGTACAGGCGCTCACAGGGCGTCAGGCTGGCCCCGCGCTTATTCGTCTGTCTCCAGCCAATGCCCCAAACGCAAACGCTTGGTATTGAGGTAGGCCTCGTTAAAGGGATTACCTTCAATTTGATGCGGTACACGTTCCACCACATCAATACCGATGTCCTGCAAGGTTTTTACCTTGCGCGGGTTATTGGTCATCAGACGTAGTTTCTGGATACCAACGTGCTCGAGCATATCCTTGCAAATATCGTAGCGACGCATATCGGCCGGAAAACCGAGCTTCTCGTTGGCCTCTACGGTGTCGGCTCCCTGATCTTGCAGCTTGTATGCACGAATCTTGTTCACCAGACCAATGCCTCGCCCTTCCTGGCGCAAATACATCAGGGCGCCACGGCCAGCCGTCGCAATACGTTCCAGCGCCAGTTGCAGTTGAGGGCCGCAATCACAGCGCAGGCTAAATAAGGCATCGCCTGTCAAACACTCGGAGTGCACACGGGCTAGGACGGGATGGCCATCGGCCACGTCCCCCAGGGTCAATAGGACGTGTTCTTTTTGATTGCTGCGCTCTACAAACACATGAATTTGAAAGACAGCCCAAGGCGTGGGCAAACGGCTGGAGCTGACATAGTCCAGTAAAACACCGGGTTTGGCCTGCTGGGCAGCAAGCGCGGAGCCCGATTCTGACGCCAGTGCGGCATCTGGGGTGGATTGCATAATGAGTCTCTGCTGCGGCGAAGAAATGCGGCTTGGCCCCATCCGGGGCGACTTGGCAATGATAGCCCAATTCAGCCGGTTTCTTTCAGTCTGGGACATGATGCTTTTCAGGGCTAATTACCGCTCTTTGCCCACGACACAGGAGTGAAATAATCACCTTATGTTCTTATCCTTATAGCGAAAAATTCTGCTATCCGGTATTCTACGCAACAAGAAAATACATAAAATGTTATGAAACTTACAAATACAGACGATCTATGGCACTTTGTGTTTTTCACTGAGTCCTGATCGTCCTCAGCCCTGATTGATCATGCCCGCCCTTAAGGTCTTTATCCGCTACGTTGTCATTGGGCTTGCTTTAGCCCTGCAACCGTTTGTCGCCCACGGCGCGGCAAGCCAGGCCTGGCCTCAACCGCCCTCACAGCTCAGTCTGGACAGCCCCTACGGCACACTGCAGGTAAGTCAAAGCGATTATGTCTACGAAGCGCGGCTGCAACTGGACGCAAAGACCATAGAGCCAGAGCTAAAAGGGATGATCAATATCCCCTACGCTTTCAAGCAAGCCAACAATCAAACCGCCCTGATTTCAGTCGACAAGGGCCTGGGTGCTTGCTCGATCAATTACCATTGGGTCACCGTATCGTCCCAGGGCTATACCGTCTCGCCAGCCTTTGGCTCATGCAGCGCCAAAATCCGGGTCCGGCATCACGGCCGAACCCTGATTATGGAAACACCCAGCCAGGACAATCCGGCCATGATCGACGAATACCGATACGATGGGCGCAAAATCAGTTTACGCAAGCGCCGTCCACTTATGCAGTAAGGGGAACCTGCAAGGAGCAGCGGACTCAAACGGAACACTGACTATAATCAGGTGTTTACGTCTCTCCGGATTTTCCCTATGCAAACCTCCACAACCCGCCCTTTACTCGTCTGGGATTTACCCACCCGTTTGTTCCACTGGCTGTTTGTCATTAGCATTGTGGGCTGTTTTGTGACAATCAAAGTTGGCGGGCTATGGATGGACTGGCACGTACGCTTTGGTCTGCTGGCCTTGGGACTGTTGGCCTTTCGTCTGGTCTGGGGTTTGATCGGTGGCTACTACTCGCGCTTTAGCCACTTCTTCCCCAATCCGATACGCAGCCTGCGTTATTTGCGTGATAAACCTGCCGTCTACCCAGGCCACAATCCTGTCGGCGCCTGGTCGGTCTGGGTCATGCTGATTGTGTTTGGTTTTCAGGCCATCTCTGGTTTGTTTGCCAACGACGATATCTTTACCTCAGGCCCTCTGGCCTATCTCAGCAGCGATTGGTCCAAAACCCTGACGGGTCTGCACAAAGCCAACGAATGGATCATGCTGGCCATTATCGGCTTGCATATCCTGGCTATTTTCCTGTATCGCGTCCTGGGTGGTCAGAAATTAACCAGCGTCATGGTCAAGGGCAGCATGCCCGTACCCAGTGAACCTGCGCTACCTGCCAGCAAAGACAACTGGAAAACCCGTTTACTCGCTCTGCTCATTGCCGTACTGATTGCCTGGGGCGTGTACTGGATCACCGGCCTGGCACCGGTAGGCGGCGGCATGGACGACTTTATGTAAGCCTGACTTATCCCCAGAAGCTGTGAATAAACCTGGGGATAATGCGGGGATTGTTTGGGCTGAGCCGCATTTTTACTAGCCGTCTTTTAAACTGGATGGTGACTAGCCGCTTGAACACTCTCTGCACAAAGAGCGACGGCCTCACGATACTTTCAGCGCCGTCGCCAAAATCCCCACAAGACCAGAACCAGCCCCAGAACGGCGGCCAATAAACCGGCCCAGCTAAAGATAGTCAGGCCCAGCCAAGCGGGGCCGCGTGTAACCAGCACCGGCCCCAAAATCAATACAAAGGCCGCCGTCACAATCGCAATGGCCAAACGGGTAGCCGCCTTTTCCAGCGATGAGGCCAGACGCGGCATACCCTCGACTTGAATACGGGCAGAGATCTTGCCTTGCCGGACGCGATGCATCAGCAAACGCAGCAATTGAGGCGCATCCATCGCCAATTGACGGGACTCCAGCAAGCTGCGTTGCAAGTCTGCATAAACACGACGAGGGGAATACTGCTTACGCATCAAAGCCAGAATGACCGGTTGTGCAACCTCAACCACATCAAATTGCGGGTCCAGACGTTTCAATACGCCATCCGCGGTGATAAAAGCCTTGAACAGCAAAGCCAGATCCGGCGGCAAAATCAAATGGTTCTCACGCGCCAGCGCCATAAAATCCAGCAAAGCAACCGAAATGGACAAAAGCCCACTACTTTGTCGGGCAACATAGCGCTGGGCACTTTCTTCCAGCCGGCTCCAATCAAAATCTTCCGCACCCGACCAATCCAGCAAGGTGGTAGCCACCCCATCGGCCTGCCCGTCCACAATTGCGCGCAATAGAACCAGCAATTGCTGACGACGACGTTCCGTCAAATGACCGACCAGACCGAAATCAATAAAGGCGACCTGATTGCCCGGCAACGCCATCATATTGCCGGGGTGCGGGTCGGCATGAAATAGCCCATCCTCCAGAACCATATGCAAGAACGCCAAGGCTCCCCGGCGCGCCAGCAAGGGGCGATCCACTTCAATGGCTTGCAACTGCGCCTCTTGAATTGGTGAGACTCCGGGCACAAACTCCTGCACCATGACGGTGGCACTGGTCCACTCCATATAAACGCGCGGCACCACAATGTCTTTAAAGGGCTGCATATTCTCGCGCACAGCCACGGTATTGGCTGCTTCGCGCGTAAAGTCCAGCTCATCGGCAATGGCTTCGGCCAAGGCGCGCACAATATCGTAGGGGCGATACTCAGGCAACAAACCCTGCTGCTGCACCAAGCGGGCAATCTGTTTCAGCAAACGCAGATCAGCCTGGATCAAAGACTCAAGACCGGGGCGCTGCACCTTCACCACCACTTCAGTACCGTCCCGCAAACAGGCACGATACACCTGCGCCATAGAAGCCGAGGCCAGCACCTGGATATCAAAACGCGCAAAGGCTTGGTCTACGGTTTGCCCTAAAGCCAGTTCCAATTCGGGTCGAATAGTCTCCCAAGGCACCGGCGCGGCATGACCTTGCAGCTTTTCCAGTTCCTGGGTCCACTCCAGAGGCAGCAGGTCATTGCGTGTGGCCAGAATCTGACCGAGTTTGATAAAGGTAGGCCCCAGCTCCTCCAGGGCACGTCGCAAACGTTCAGGCGCCGAGCGTTCGGGCATTTCTGTCGCCACCGGGGTTTTGTTACCGGGCAGCAGCTCCGACAGACCCAGACGATGCATCACATCCCCGATTCCGTATCGAGCAATGACCGATCCGATGGCACGCACGCGCGCATGGTCGCGCAAGGCCAACAAGGTTCCTCCCAACATACTCGCTCTCCAGTAGGCTACGCCCTGAGAAAAGTAGCATACCGCAGCGTCCGGGTGACTTACTTATCCACTTATCCACATTTTCAGTGGGCAAGCGCGGGGATAGCCTTTGGACAAGTCGCATTACCCCAAGTAATTCAAAGACTTGTCATGATGGGGTAATTAAAGCCCCCCTCCCTTTAGAAGATGACAAGAATCGAAAATGCCCCTGCTTTGGCCCGCAAATCAGAGTACATTGACGTTTTTAAATTCAAGGAGAGCGTGATGCGTCTGGATAAATCTCGCTCCAGCCGTAATGTCGAGGACCGCCGTGCCAATGGGCCACGCCTGAGCGGCGGCAAGATCGGTTTGGGGACAATCGTGCTGGCCTTGGTAGCCCTGTACTTTGGGGTCGACCCCAATGTGGTGCTGAACCTGGCCGGTGGCCCCAC
Protein-coding sequences here:
- a CDS encoding LysR family transcriptional regulator, coding for MYDLNDMVLFTEVVQRGGFSAAARHLGMPPSRVSRRLSRLEAEVGVRLLQRTTRSLSLTPAGEVFLRHCQAMRDEAEAAYAAVAQVQQEPRGLLRISCPVTLAHTVLSTVFAQFLIRYPQVELEVEVSNRVVDPVADGIDVALRVRSTLSDSASYIVKRLGETGAILVAQPSLLARFDPVRGPADLVKLPTVAMSARQGQNEWELYGPEGASVTVTHRPRYMASDLLTLREGVEQGIGVGILPDYMCCDALKAGRLVQVLPQWAPLPGIIHAVFASRRGMAPAVRHFLDYLGEQLPVHHPQI
- a CDS encoding FMN-dependent NADH-azoreductase; amino-acid sequence: MKLLHVDSSITGANSVSRELSQFVVDQLRQQNDQVQVEHIDLALNPPPHFSADSLGMRLGLDPATLTERQRAENAITEQYLNQFLASDVIVIGAPFYNFTIPSQLKAWMDRLAQAGRTFRYTSNGPEGLAGDKTVYLVLSRGGIYSESEQGQAMEHQESYLRVMFGFMGITDLRIVYAEGLGKAPELRNQIVENAKASVSALLEKSTA
- the ribA gene encoding GTP cyclohydrolase II yields the protein MQSTPDAALASESGSALAAQQAKPGVLLDYVSSSRLPTPWAVFQIHVFVERSNQKEHVLLTLGDVADGHPVLARVHSECLTGDALFSLRCDCGPQLQLALERIATAGRGALMYLRQEGRGIGLVNKIRAYKLQDQGADTVEANEKLGFPADMRRYDICKDMLEHVGIQKLRLMTNNPRKVKTLQDIGIDVVERVPHQIEGNPFNEAYLNTKRLRLGHWLETDE
- a CDS encoding cytochrome b/b6 domain-containing protein encodes the protein MQTSTTRPLLVWDLPTRLFHWLFVISIVGCFVTIKVGGLWMDWHVRFGLLALGLLAFRLVWGLIGGYYSRFSHFFPNPIRSLRYLRDKPAVYPGHNPVGAWSVWVMLIVFGFQAISGLFANDDIFTSGPLAYLSSDWSKTLTGLHKANEWIMLAIIGLHILAIFLYRVLGGQKLTSVMVKGSMPVPSEPALPASKDNWKTRLLALLIAVLIAWGVYWITGLAPVGGGMDDFM
- a CDS encoding ABC1 kinase family protein, coding for MLGGTLLALRDHARVRAIGSVIARYGIGDVMHRLGLSELLPGNKTPVATEMPERSAPERLRRALEELGPTFIKLGQILATRNDLLPLEWTQELEKLQGHAAPVPWETIRPELELALGQTVDQAFARFDIQVLASASMAQVYRACLRDGTEVVVKVQRPGLESLIQADLRLLKQIARLVQQQGLLPEYRPYDIVRALAEAIADELDFTREAANTVAVRENMQPFKDIVVPRVYMEWTSATVMVQEFVPGVSPIQEAQLQAIEVDRPLLARRGALAFLHMVLEDGLFHADPHPGNMMALPGNQVAFIDFGLVGHLTERRRQQLLVLLRAIVDGQADGVATTLLDWSGAEDFDWSRLEESAQRYVARQSSGLLSISVALLDFMALARENHLILPPDLALLFKAFITADGVLKRLDPQFDVVEVAQPVILALMRKQYSPRRVYADLQRSLLESRQLAMDAPQLLRLLMHRVRQGKISARIQVEGMPRLASSLEKAATRLAIAIVTAAFVLILGPVLVTRGPAWLGLTIFSWAGLLAAVLGLVLVLWGFWRRR